A window of the Lactuca sativa cultivar Salinas chromosome 5, Lsat_Salinas_v11, whole genome shotgun sequence genome harbors these coding sequences:
- the LOC111883582 gene encoding uncharacterized protein LOC111883582 isoform X2 has product MVRSMKDLLMSSRDSSPVREKAGLNFSTVKSLVLRDKEDKIDMEFGTDEKVKVVSLISSLLGAEGHLSGRKSTPKLETNPTIISLLKDLHAAPPDSFVVELAEAIGCLKTLRKMASFWYRVVAEIDLRVSLIMGTDIYWYGWILNFWCVQLRRLWCDGQHIPGIPVDKIPDLNCCLLYQQLQVINCCISRKKRRTSSSVESVMNYS; this is encoded by the exons ATGGTGAGGTCAATGAAAGATCTTCTGATGTCATCAAGAGATTCTTCACCTGTGAGGGAGAAAGCTGGTTTAAACTTCTCCACAGTGAAATCATTAGTACTGAGGGACAAGGAAGATAAGATTGATATGGAGTTTGGTactgatgagaaagtcaaagttgtGTCACTTATCAGTTCACTACTTGGTGCAG AAGGGCATCTTTCTGGAAGGAAGAGTACGCCTAAATTGGAGacaaatccaacaattatatcttTGCTCAAAGACCTTCATGCTGCCCCTCCTGACAGCTTTGTTGTAGAGCTTGCTGAAGCCATTGGATGCTTGAAAACTCTAAGGAAAATGGCATCTTTTTGGTACAGGGTTGTTGCAGAA ATAGATCTTCGTGTTTCCTTAATAATGGGGACAGATATATACTGGTATGGATGGATTTTGAACTTTTGGTGTGTGCAGTTGAGAAGATTATGGTGTGATGGACAGCATATTCCTGGCATCCCAGTTGACAAAATTCCAGATTTGAACTGCTGTCTGTTGTATCAACAGTTACAGGTCATCAATTGCTGTATCTCAAGAAAAAAACGACGTACGTCATCATCAGTAGAGTCTGTAATGAATTACTCTTAA
- the LOC111883582 gene encoding uncharacterized protein LOC111883582 isoform X3, protein MVRSMKDLLMSSRDSSPVREKAGLNFSTVKSLVLRDKEDKIDMEFGTDEKVKVVSLISSLLGAEGHLSGRKSTPKLETNPTIISLLKDLHAAPPDSFVVELAEAIGCLKTLRKMASFWYRVVAELRRLWCDGQHIPGIPVDKIPDLNCCLLYQQLQVINCCISRKKRRTSSSVESVMNYS, encoded by the exons ATGGTGAGGTCAATGAAAGATCTTCTGATGTCATCAAGAGATTCTTCACCTGTGAGGGAGAAAGCTGGTTTAAACTTCTCCACAGTGAAATCATTAGTACTGAGGGACAAGGAAGATAAGATTGATATGGAGTTTGGTactgatgagaaagtcaaagttgtGTCACTTATCAGTTCACTACTTGGTGCAG AAGGGCATCTTTCTGGAAGGAAGAGTACGCCTAAATTGGAGacaaatccaacaattatatcttTGCTCAAAGACCTTCATGCTGCCCCTCCTGACAGCTTTGTTGTAGAGCTTGCTGAAGCCATTGGATGCTTGAAAACTCTAAGGAAAATGGCATCTTTTTGGTACAGGGTTGTTGCAGAA TTGAGAAGATTATGGTGTGATGGACAGCATATTCCTGGCATCCCAGTTGACAAAATTCCAGATTTGAACTGCTGTCTGTTGTATCAACAGTTACAGGTCATCAATTGCTGTATCTCAAGAAAAAAACGACGTACGTCATCATCAGTAGAGTCTGTAATGAATTACTCTTAA
- the LOC111883582 gene encoding uncharacterized protein LOC111883582 isoform X1, whose product MTTRMVRSMKDLLMSSRDSSPVREKAGLNFSTVKSLVLRDKEDKIDMEFGTDEKVKVVSLISSLLGAEGHLSGRKSTPKLETNPTIISLLKDLHAAPPDSFVVELAEAIGCLKTLRKMASFWYRVVAEIDLRVSLIMGTDIYWYGWILNFWCVQLRRLWCDGQHIPGIPVDKIPDLNCCLLYQQLQVINCCISRKKRRTSSSVESVMNYS is encoded by the exons GACGACCAGAATGGTGAGGTCAATGAAAGATCTTCTGATGTCATCAAGAGATTCTTCACCTGTGAGGGAGAAAGCTGGTTTAAACTTCTCCACAGTGAAATCATTAGTACTGAGGGACAAGGAAGATAAGATTGATATGGAGTTTGGTactgatgagaaagtcaaagttgtGTCACTTATCAGTTCACTACTTGGTGCAG AAGGGCATCTTTCTGGAAGGAAGAGTACGCCTAAATTGGAGacaaatccaacaattatatcttTGCTCAAAGACCTTCATGCTGCCCCTCCTGACAGCTTTGTTGTAGAGCTTGCTGAAGCCATTGGATGCTTGAAAACTCTAAGGAAAATGGCATCTTTTTGGTACAGGGTTGTTGCAGAA ATAGATCTTCGTGTTTCCTTAATAATGGGGACAGATATATACTGGTATGGATGGATTTTGAACTTTTGGTGTGTGCAGTTGAGAAGATTATGGTGTGATGGACAGCATATTCCTGGCATCCCAGTTGACAAAATTCCAGATTTGAACTGCTGTCTGTTGTATCAACAGTTACAGGTCATCAATTGCTGTATCTCAAGAAAAAAACGACGTACGTCATCATCAGTAGAGTCTGTAATGAATTACTCTTAA
- the LOC111883582 gene encoding uncharacterized protein LOC111883582 isoform X4: MTTRMVRSMKDLLMSSRDSSPVREKAGLNFSTVKSLVLRDKEDKIDMEFGTDEKVKVVSLISSLLGAEGHLSGRKSTPKLETNPTIISLLKDLHAAPPDSFVVELAEAIGCLKTLRKMASFWYRVVAEVIEKIMV, encoded by the exons GACGACCAGAATGGTGAGGTCAATGAAAGATCTTCTGATGTCATCAAGAGATTCTTCACCTGTGAGGGAGAAAGCTGGTTTAAACTTCTCCACAGTGAAATCATTAGTACTGAGGGACAAGGAAGATAAGATTGATATGGAGTTTGGTactgatgagaaagtcaaagttgtGTCACTTATCAGTTCACTACTTGGTGCAG AAGGGCATCTTTCTGGAAGGAAGAGTACGCCTAAATTGGAGacaaatccaacaattatatcttTGCTCAAAGACCTTCATGCTGCCCCTCCTGACAGCTTTGTTGTAGAGCTTGCTGAAGCCATTGGATGCTTGAAAACTCTAAGGAAAATGGCATCTTTTTGGTACAGGGTTGTTGCAGAAGTAA TTGAGAAGATTATGGTGTGA